One stretch of Balneolaceae bacterium DNA includes these proteins:
- a CDS encoding WbqC family protein codes for MSDNPEGSPLVMAMHQPNYLPYLGYFHKMANCDRFVLLDEVQFPRGQSFANRNRVKTHNGTTWLTVPVSIPSGEKGKVPYTEVQIAGGKWKRKHLRTLQMNYKKAGYYEEVYPMVEEALEEHDDFTELNIALIHAVRDYLGIGTPLVRLSELLDEFGEKTQLIADLCEALGAGVYLSGTGGGKEYNDDELLAEHGIELRYSKFEHPEYPQLWGDFESHLSVIDLLFNCGPESRELLLGS; via the coding sequence ATGAGTGACAACCCGGAAGGCTCCCCCTTGGTTATGGCCATGCACCAGCCCAACTATCTCCCCTATCTGGGCTATTTTCATAAAATGGCCAACTGCGACCGCTTCGTGCTGCTGGACGAGGTGCAGTTTCCACGGGGACAGAGTTTCGCCAACCGCAACCGCGTGAAGACTCACAACGGCACCACCTGGCTTACCGTACCGGTGAGCATCCCCTCCGGGGAGAAGGGAAAGGTGCCCTACACCGAGGTGCAGATCGCCGGCGGGAAATGGAAGCGCAAGCACCTGCGCACCCTGCAGATGAACTACAAGAAGGCCGGGTATTACGAAGAGGTCTATCCCATGGTGGAGGAGGCCCTGGAGGAACACGACGATTTTACGGAGCTGAACATCGCGCTGATTCACGCCGTGCGGGACTACCTGGGCATCGGCACGCCGCTGGTGCGGCTCTCGGAACTGCTGGATGAGTTTGGCGAAAAGACGCAGCTGATTGCCGACCTTTGCGAAGCCCTGGGCGCCGGGGTCTATCTCTCGGGCACGGGCGGGGGGAAGGAGTACAACGACGATGAACTGCTGGCAGAGCACGGCATCGAGCTACGCTACAGCAAATTCGAGCATCCGGAGTATCCCCAGCTCTGGGGCGACTTCGAATCCCACCTCTCGGTCATCGACCTGCTGTTCAACTGCGGGCCGGAGAGCCGGGAATTATTGTTGGGGTCTTGA
- a CDS encoding sulfotransferase codes for MPKHTELNLQRSEQYRKSPEEENFLERFNEELLPLERSHYNDEPPEHPFLFVIGLPRSGTTLLTQVIAHCLETGFVNNLAARFWKAPVTGIRFARAVLDKEPFQAFQSHYGATDRLKDIHEFGYFWREKLNKDDFASIKNAPQTEEEIDWEELRASLAAMQREFGKPIVFKNIFGSYHMPRLNEELNKTLWIWIRRDPLDTAVSILDARRKYYDDPSHWWSYVPPRYEEIIDEDYWTQIAGQVHYLDAYYRRQFETMGEDGPCLTLSYEELCADPAAQLERIRDRLEKLYGRRPGLAQQPPSSFDHRTYEDRDDEKQKFESILKTFADHE; via the coding sequence ATGCCCAAGCACACCGAACTGAATCTGCAGCGCAGCGAGCAGTACCGGAAGTCGCCCGAGGAGGAAAACTTCCTGGAGCGCTTCAACGAGGAGCTCCTCCCCCTGGAGCGCAGTCACTATAACGACGAGCCGCCTGAACACCCTTTTCTTTTTGTGATCGGGCTGCCGCGCTCGGGCACCACGCTGCTCACACAGGTCATCGCCCACTGCCTTGAAACGGGTTTCGTCAACAACCTGGCCGCCCGCTTCTGGAAAGCGCCCGTCACCGGCATCCGCTTCGCCCGGGCGGTGCTCGACAAGGAGCCCTTCCAGGCCTTTCAGTCCCATTACGGGGCAACTGACCGGCTAAAGGACATCCACGAGTTCGGCTACTTCTGGCGGGAGAAGCTCAATAAAGACGATTTCGCGTCCATCAAAAACGCTCCGCAGACGGAGGAGGAAATCGACTGGGAGGAGCTGCGCGCCTCCCTGGCCGCCATGCAGCGGGAGTTCGGCAAGCCCATAGTCTTCAAGAACATCTTCGGCTCCTACCACATGCCGCGGCTGAACGAAGAGTTGAACAAGACCCTCTGGATCTGGATACGCCGCGACCCCCTCGACACGGCCGTCTCCATCCTGGACGCCCGCCGGAAATACTACGACGATCCCTCCCACTGGTGGAGCTACGTGCCGCCCCGGTACGAGGAGATCATCGACGAGGACTACTGGACCCAGATCGCGGGGCAGGTGCACTACCTGGACGCCTATTACCGGAGGCAGTTCGAGACCATGGGCGAGGACGGCCCCTGCCTGACCCTCTCCTACGAGGAGCTCTGCGCCGACCCCGCCGCCCAGTTGGAACGCATCCGGGACAGACTTGAGAAGCTCTATGGCCGGCGGCCCGGACTGGCGCAACAGCCGCCCTCCTCCTTCGACCACCGCACCTACGAGGACCGCGACGACGAGAAGCAAAAATTTGAATCCATCCTGAAGACCTTTGCCGACCATGAGTGA
- a CDS encoding asparagine synthase-related protein — protein sequence MAGIYGIYAPGAELPSGSYRRMFSAPLPHTDNDEWQSGDFVAGRSVTDRFEEDRALEEEGELVVGLEGLLYNRGERSAAGMVREAWEEGEDFPGALEGLFSGFVLDRARSELCLFTDPLATRPLYYLCQPGRRALLFGSELKWVTGTAREMGLPLGVSADAFRCLLSFGYMLDGLTPAGEVRKVPPGTVLSFDLQDFTSTERRWFALEKSPQSLGLAEALEEADRLLRRAVEREWEKDRQNGYRHLALLSGGLDSRANVMLADELGFENLHTLTFSRAGTSDQAVARQIAGDRGYTHRFVDLEEGGYLTSGLERYLEAGDGLTALNGAAHMIHALQNLDLEGFGALHSGQIGDVLFGSFTGLRAKLRDRPGSLGFLDAPEIIERISIWPELRERYLQGAPELFAWEQRQVNGTLNGDRSVAHWIDMPSPFYDRELIRFCLSLPEELRRGEKLYTEWMRRRHPEMARYRWQKAGTRIRRPLPMKLFGLAAKARRHLLAGLGLPGDEMTPLAWWMRRNARIPEVLTGLFNDHIAEVDEPELREEARQVFGRPEAQAKFNALTAVLSYRLHLKS from the coding sequence ATGGCTGGCATCTACGGCATATACGCACCCGGCGCCGAGCTCCCCAGCGGGAGCTACCGCCGCATGTTCAGCGCACCGTTGCCTCATACCGACAACGATGAGTGGCAGAGCGGGGATTTCGTGGCGGGACGCAGCGTGACGGACCGTTTCGAGGAGGACCGGGCGCTGGAGGAGGAGGGCGAGCTGGTCGTGGGACTGGAGGGACTGCTCTACAACCGGGGCGAACGTTCGGCCGCCGGGATGGTGCGGGAGGCATGGGAGGAGGGCGAGGACTTTCCGGGCGCCCTCGAGGGTCTTTTCTCGGGCTTCGTGCTGGACCGCGCCCGCTCGGAGCTCTGCCTGTTCACGGACCCTCTCGCCACGCGGCCCCTCTACTACCTCTGCCAGCCCGGGCGACGCGCCCTGCTCTTCGGCTCCGAACTGAAGTGGGTCACCGGCACTGCGCGGGAGATGGGTCTGCCGCTGGGGGTATCGGCCGACGCCTTCCGCTGCCTGCTCTCCTTCGGCTACATGCTCGACGGACTGACGCCCGCAGGTGAGGTGCGCAAGGTGCCGCCGGGGACGGTGCTCTCCTTCGACCTGCAGGATTTTACCTCCACCGAGAGGCGCTGGTTCGCCCTGGAGAAGTCCCCGCAATCCCTTGGCCTGGCGGAGGCCCTGGAGGAGGCCGACCGCCTGCTGCGCAGGGCGGTGGAGCGGGAGTGGGAGAAGGACCGGCAAAACGGCTACAGGCACCTGGCCCTGCTGAGCGGGGGACTCGATTCGAGGGCGAACGTGATGCTGGCCGACGAGCTGGGTTTTGAGAACCTGCACACGCTCACCTTTTCGCGGGCCGGCACCTCCGACCAGGCCGTGGCCCGGCAGATCGCCGGCGACCGCGGCTATACGCACCGCTTCGTGGACCTGGAGGAGGGAGGTTACCTGACCAGCGGACTGGAACGCTACCTGGAGGCCGGGGACGGACTCACGGCGCTCAACGGGGCGGCGCATATGATTCACGCCCTGCAGAACCTCGACCTGGAGGGCTTCGGGGCGCTGCACAGCGGACAGATCGGCGACGTGCTTTTCGGCTCCTTCACCGGCCTGCGCGCCAAGCTGCGCGACCGGCCCGGCAGCCTGGGTTTCCTGGACGCCCCGGAGATCATCGAACGTATTTCCATCTGGCCTGAATTGCGCGAGCGCTACCTGCAGGGCGCCCCCGAACTCTTCGCCTGGGAGCAGCGGCAGGTGAACGGCACCCTGAACGGCGACCGCTCCGTGGCCCACTGGATCGACATGCCCTCCCCCTTCTACGACCGCGAACTGATCCGCTTCTGCCTCTCGCTGCCGGAGGAGCTGCGCCGCGGGGAGAAGCTCTACACGGAATGGATGCGCCGGCGGCACCCGGAGATGGCCCGCTACCGCTGGCAGAAGGCCGGCACCCGCATCCGGCGTCCCCTCCCCATGAAGCTCTTCGGGCTGGCCGCCAAGGCGCGACGCCATCTGCTGGCGGGACTGGGGCTGCCCGGCGACGAGATGACCCCCCTGGCCTGGTGGATGCGCCGCAACGCCCGCATCCCCGAGGTTTTAACTGGACTCTTTAATGATCATATTGCGGAGGTGGACGAGCCCGAACTGCGCGAGGAGGCCCGTCAGGTCTTCGGCCGGCCCGAAGCCCAGGCCAAATTCAACGCACTCACCGCGGTGCTCTCCTACCGCCTCCACCTGAAATCCTGA
- a CDS encoding oligosaccharide flippase family protein, protein MIRNLFPNTELYRDAATLATGTGMAQLIPILASPVLTRIFTPAEFGVLGAFAAFCTIVVSFATGRYELAILLPEREDRARHVTWLSIMLTFAVSLATLLAIVLFKEPLNDLMVLLDTEELGNLMYWAPACIASIGLYQVFSYQLNRHKRYGTIAASKFSQAAGMTGAQLGFGFLGMGAAGLVIGRVIGDLFSWIWSGADLLRRKLLLPETFSRDTFREVAKRYENFPKVNAPHALTNASSSQLPQILLLSFFSKTINGHYNLTYKVCFAPVQLVSSSVGQVFSRRVTEKYQQEEDIHAFTKKIAGQLALVALLPFGLLALFAPPLFEFVFGAQWTVAGQYTQVLAPYFYMVFVVSPLVYIPNMLDRQKKAFAIEIAYLVLRLAALFLGIWLADAWLAVAFYGVAGIIIQGYLLFWILKLGREAYD, encoded by the coding sequence ATGATTCGCAACCTCTTCCCGAATACGGAACTGTACCGGGACGCCGCCACGCTGGCCACCGGCACCGGCATGGCTCAGCTCATACCCATCCTCGCCTCTCCGGTGCTCACCCGTATCTTCACGCCCGCCGAGTTCGGCGTGCTGGGGGCCTTCGCCGCTTTCTGCACCATCGTGGTCTCCTTCGCCACCGGCCGCTACGAACTGGCCATCCTGCTGCCGGAGCGGGAAGACCGGGCGCGACATGTGACCTGGCTCTCGATCATGCTCACCTTTGCGGTCAGCCTGGCCACCCTGCTGGCCATCGTGCTCTTCAAGGAACCGCTCAACGATCTTATGGTCCTGCTGGATACCGAGGAGCTGGGCAACCTGATGTACTGGGCCCCCGCCTGCATCGCCAGCATTGGACTCTACCAGGTCTTCTCCTACCAGCTCAACCGCCACAAGCGCTACGGCACCATCGCCGCCAGCAAGTTCAGCCAGGCCGCGGGGATGACAGGCGCCCAACTGGGTTTCGGCTTTCTGGGGATGGGGGCTGCGGGACTGGTTATTGGCCGGGTCATCGGCGACCTTTTCAGCTGGATTTGGAGCGGGGCCGACCTGCTTCGCCGGAAGCTTCTGCTGCCCGAGACCTTCTCGCGTGACACCTTCCGTGAAGTGGCCAAACGCTATGAAAACTTCCCCAAAGTGAACGCCCCGCACGCCCTCACCAACGCCTCCTCCAGCCAGCTCCCGCAGATCCTGCTGCTCAGTTTTTTCTCCAAGACCATCAACGGACACTACAACCTGACCTACAAGGTCTGCTTCGCCCCGGTGCAGCTTGTGTCGAGTTCGGTGGGACAGGTTTTCAGCCGGCGGGTGACCGAAAAGTACCAGCAGGAGGAAGACATTCACGCCTTCACCAAAAAGATCGCCGGGCAGCTCGCCCTGGTGGCCCTGCTGCCCTTCGGCCTGCTGGCCCTTTTCGCCCCGCCCCTGTTCGAGTTTGTCTTCGGCGCGCAGTGGACCGTCGCCGGGCAGTACACCCAGGTATTGGCGCCCTACTTCTACATGGTTTTCGTGGTCTCTCCCCTGGTCTACATACCCAACATGCTGGATCGCCAGAAGAAGGCCTTCGCCATCGAGATTGCCTACCTGGTACTGCGCCTGGCCGCCCTTTTCCTGGGCATCTGGCTGGCCGACGCCTGGCTGGCGGTGGCCTTTTACGGGGTGGCTGGTATCATCATCCAGGGCTATCTGCTTTTCTGGATACTCAAACTGGGGAGGGAGGCCTACGACTGA
- a CDS encoding glycosyltransferase, with product MKILYLTCWYPTDEQPGNGIFVREHARAAAKAGADVRVLQIWPVYDPGTLWRTDIRNHEEGGIPTSSVLIRSRFHKAIYGNTPLMNLLARRFYVEQVYTRFEPDLVHAHVIYQAGVMAWGLHRMHGLPYVISEHWSKLDWYFNRPWFSYPAATVYKEAEAVMPVSDYLGVNIRGFVPDLQPEQMPVVPNVVDTDLFYYKEQDEREGEGIELLAVMNFTHEHKRPLVLLEAIAQLPDELQRHITLRLIGKGEGVVDDTEALVKRYELEAEVIYDGFREKSYIADAMRRADFLVHPSERETFGVVVAEALCCGLPCIVSDRWALPEHIGEDEDYLVPDNSAKAWRDVLQKNLAGEKNVDRTALSETHRQRYAPGEVGQTLCRIYDQALNNS from the coding sequence ATGAAGATTCTATACCTCACGTGCTGGTATCCCACCGACGAGCAGCCTGGCAACGGCATCTTTGTCCGGGAGCACGCCCGGGCGGCCGCAAAGGCCGGCGCCGACGTCCGCGTGCTGCAAATCTGGCCGGTCTACGATCCGGGCACCCTCTGGCGCACCGATATCAGGAACCATGAGGAGGGCGGCATTCCCACCAGTTCCGTGCTGATCCGGTCGCGGTTCCACAAGGCTATCTACGGCAATACGCCCCTGATGAACCTGCTGGCCCGCCGCTTCTACGTGGAACAGGTCTATACGCGCTTCGAACCTGATCTGGTCCACGCCCACGTGATCTACCAGGCCGGAGTGATGGCCTGGGGCCTGCACCGCATGCACGGGCTTCCCTACGTGATCAGCGAGCACTGGTCCAAATTGGACTGGTACTTCAACCGACCCTGGTTCTCCTATCCCGCCGCCACCGTCTACAAGGAGGCGGAGGCGGTCATGCCCGTCTCAGACTACCTGGGCGTCAACATCCGGGGATTCGTGCCGGACCTGCAGCCGGAGCAGATGCCGGTGGTGCCCAACGTGGTGGACACCGACCTTTTTTATTACAAAGAACAGGACGAGAGGGAAGGGGAGGGCATCGAACTCCTGGCGGTCATGAACTTTACCCACGAGCACAAGCGACCCCTGGTGCTGCTGGAAGCCATCGCCCAGCTGCCGGACGAGCTGCAGCGCCACATCACCCTGCGGCTCATCGGCAAGGGGGAGGGGGTGGTGGACGACACCGAGGCCCTGGTGAAACGCTATGAACTGGAGGCCGAAGTCATTTATGACGGTTTCCGGGAAAAGTCCTATATCGCGGACGCCATGCGCCGGGCCGACTTCCTGGTGCACCCCTCCGAGCGGGAGACCTTTGGGGTAGTGGTGGCCGAGGCGCTCTGCTGCGGGCTGCCCTGCATTGTGAGTGACCGCTGGGCGCTGCCCGAGCATATTGGGGAGGATGAGGATTATTTGGTGCCGGACAATTCGGCTAAGGCTTGGCGTGACGTTCTGCAAAAAAACCTGGCGGGTGAGAAAAACGTGGACCGCACGGCCCTTTCCGAGACTCACCGGCAGCGTTACGCCCCCGGAGAGGTTGGACAGACCCTTTGCCGCATCTACGATCAGGCCCTGAACAATTCCTAG